One segment of Scyliorhinus torazame isolate Kashiwa2021f chromosome 14, sScyTor2.1, whole genome shotgun sequence DNA contains the following:
- the LOC140389339 gene encoding C-C motif chemokine 20-like, protein MSALRKLVVTLLFSMLVLDMLDDSASAMDCCLRYSKKRLPFRLISGYVEQQSNEICDIDAIIFYTIGGQAICANPDSRWVKVALKLLSKKLEEMSLDG, encoded by the exons ATGAGTGCTCTGAGGAAACTCGTGGTGACTCTTCTATTTTCGATGTTGGTGCTGGATATGCTCGATGACTCCGCCTCTGCGA TGGACTGCTGTCTCCGTTATTCAAAGAAACGGTTGCCATTCAGATTAATCTCCGGCTATGTGGAGCAACAGTCCAATGAGATCTGTGACATAGATGCAATCAT ATTCTACACTATTGGAGGACAGGCGATCTGTGCAAATCCTGACAGCCGTTGGGTGAAAGTGGCGTTGAAGCTGCTGAG CAAAAAACTGGAAGAAATGTCCCTCGATGGATGA